A DNA window from Methanobacterium sp. Maddingley MBC34 contains the following coding sequences:
- a CDS encoding putative transcriptional regulator (PFAM: Domain of unknown function (DUF1724)), translating to MDYMFELYEQVKDDMKFFIASDVRAKILISLRSGSKNLADLRKEIHLSSSTILHGMNQLEQKNFIFRESGNYSLSQTGEVVANKLIDVMRSFYSLNLCEGLFLNHDISCIPPELFKDIGCLEKSVIVKSTSTNIMRPQEVLSEFLSKSKNFKQLTSVYNPSSIKIFLETLEKDGNVQLIMTEGIIDKLVENAGKEKLEKWINDGKLQLMEIDEDVKISLTTGDNFIALGLFSADGAYDLNISLISHGEEAISWGNRLFDHYFQKSTPVKVGALEMREEIMVIEK from the coding sequence ATGGACTACATGTTTGAACTCTACGAGCAAGTTAAAGATGATATGAAATTTTTTATAGCCTCAGATGTGCGGGCTAAGATATTAATTAGTTTAAGAAGTGGATCCAAGAATCTGGCTGATTTGCGTAAGGAGATCCATTTGAGTTCATCTACCATTTTGCATGGAATGAATCAACTGGAACAGAAAAATTTCATTTTCCGTGAATCAGGAAACTACTCCCTATCTCAGACTGGAGAAGTTGTAGCCAACAAATTAATCGATGTTATGAGATCTTTCTACTCCCTGAACCTATGCGAGGGCCTTTTCTTAAACCATGATATCAGTTGTATCCCTCCAGAACTTTTCAAAGATATAGGTTGCCTGGAAAAATCAGTCATAGTGAAATCTACCAGCACCAATATCATGAGGCCACAAGAAGTTTTATCAGAATTTTTATCTAAAAGCAAAAACTTTAAACAACTCACATCTGTTTACAACCCGTCAAGCATCAAGATTTTCCTGGAAACCCTGGAAAAAGATGGAAACGTTCAGCTGATCATGACTGAAGGAATCATTGACAAACTGGTTGAAAATGCAGGGAAAGAAAAACTGGAAAAATGGATCAATGATGGTAAACTACAGTTAATGGAAATCGATGAAGATGTGAAGATCTCCCTGACCACCGGGGACAATTTCATTGCCCTGGGTCTTTTTTCAGCTGATGGGGCTTATGATCTGAATATTTCTTTAATCAGTCATGGTGAAGAAGCTATTTCATGGGGTAATCGGTTATTTGACCATTACTTCCAGAAGTCTACTCCAGTTAAGGTGGGAGCACTGGAAATGCGTGAGGAGATAATGGTCATAGAAAAATAA
- a CDS encoding thiamine biosynthesis protein ThiC (PFAM: ThiC family~TIGRFAM: thiamine biosynthesis protein ThiC) gives MTQLYQAGKGQTTDEIRKVAEYEGIDVQKLTKRVAKGHVVIPSNKNRNTKPCGVGRGLSTKINANLGSSPELENVQLEVKKAQVAAEYGADAVMDLSTGPKFREVRKAVMESTDLPIGTVPIYQAGITASQMKDAVVNMEEDDMFRAIEEQAREGVDFMTVHSGITLDTVEKVKRSERIMGVVSRGGAFLTAWILHNQEENPLYKNYDYLLEISREHDVTLSLGDGLRPGCLADASDIPQIGELLILGDLVKRAREADVQVMVEGPGHVPLNQVEANIQIQKTVCKGAPFYVLGPIVTDLAPGYDHITSAIGGALAARAGADFLCYVTPAEHLSIPGLQDVKEGVVASKIAAQAADVANGLKNAWAKEMEMARARKNFDWEKQYQLAFDPEKARKCRERKPTPESDMCTMCGEFCALRMVRDNI, from the coding sequence GTGACTCAGTTGTACCAGGCTGGCAAGGGCCAGACCACAGACGAAATACGAAAAGTAGCAGAATATGAAGGCATAGATGTTCAAAAACTCACAAAAAGAGTTGCTAAAGGTCATGTGGTGATCCCAAGTAACAAAAACCGGAACACCAAACCCTGTGGGGTAGGCAGGGGACTCAGTACTAAGATCAATGCCAATCTGGGATCTTCACCTGAACTGGAAAATGTGCAGTTGGAAGTAAAAAAAGCCCAAGTAGCCGCAGAATACGGGGCTGATGCAGTTATGGATCTTTCCACTGGACCCAAATTCCGTGAAGTACGTAAGGCAGTAATGGAATCTACAGATCTTCCTATAGGAACTGTCCCCATATATCAAGCAGGAATAACTGCTTCCCAGATGAAGGATGCAGTGGTTAACATGGAAGAAGATGACATGTTCCGCGCCATAGAAGAACAGGCCAGGGAAGGGGTGGACTTCATGACGGTGCACAGTGGCATCACCCTGGATACTGTGGAGAAAGTCAAAAGATCCGAAAGGATAATGGGAGTGGTAAGCCGGGGAGGGGCCTTTCTAACAGCCTGGATACTACACAACCAGGAAGAAAACCCATTATACAAAAATTATGATTACCTTCTGGAAATCTCCCGAGAACACGACGTGACTCTCTCACTGGGTGATGGACTCCGGCCTGGTTGTCTGGCTGATGCCTCGGATATACCTCAGATTGGTGAGCTCCTGATTCTGGGGGATCTGGTTAAACGTGCCAGAGAGGCGGATGTGCAAGTAATGGTGGAAGGACCAGGACACGTACCCTTAAACCAGGTGGAAGCCAACATACAAATCCAGAAAACTGTCTGCAAAGGGGCCCCATTTTATGTTTTAGGGCCAATAGTCACTGATCTGGCACCAGGGTATGATCACATAACTTCCGCAATTGGTGGGGCATTGGCAGCCCGTGCCGGTGCTGATTTCCTGTGTTACGTAACCCCTGCAGAGCATCTTTCCATACCCGGATTGCAGGATGTTAAAGAAGGTGTTGTTGCATCAAAAATAGCTGCACAGGCTGCAGATGTTGCAAATGGGCTTAAAAATGCATGGGCCAAGGAAATGGAAATGGCCAGAGCCAGAAAAAATTTTGATTGGGAAAAACAGTACCAACTTGCATTCGACCCTGAAAAGGCTAGAAAATGCCGTGAAAGGAAACCAACTCCTGAAAGTGATATGTGTACTATGTGTGGGGAATTCTGTGCCCTGAGGATGGTACGGGATAATATATGA
- a CDS encoding ferredoxin-thioredoxin reductase, catalytic subunit (PFAM: Ferredoxin thioredoxin reductase catalytic beta chain): MSVDNITSDDVNTFYEKSKEEAEAFGYHLNPDEVFTRELLESILINQDRYGYGACPCRLASGIKGEDLDIICPCDYRDPDLDEFGACYCGLYISIEVLNGEKKLTSIPERRPGPGQRQSAKQNSQEQTLSSLSLPVWRCRVCGYLCAREEPPETCPICKVGKERFERFI; encoded by the coding sequence ATGAGTGTGGATAACATCACTTCAGATGATGTAAACACTTTTTATGAGAAATCTAAAGAGGAAGCAGAGGCTTTCGGTTATCATTTGAATCCTGATGAAGTATTCACCAGGGAACTCCTGGAAAGCATTCTCATAAACCAGGATCGTTATGGTTATGGTGCCTGCCCCTGTCGCCTAGCATCCGGAATTAAAGGAGAAGACCTGGATATAATTTGTCCCTGTGATTATCGTGATCCAGACCTGGATGAATTTGGAGCATGCTACTGCGGACTGTACATTTCCATTGAAGTCCTCAATGGAGAAAAAAAATTGACATCCATCCCCGAGAGAAGACCCGGACCAGGACAACGACAATCAGCTAAACAAAACTCACAGGAACAAACATTAAGTTCTCTTTCCCTACCAGTGTGGAGATGCAGGGTTTGTGGGTATCTTTGTGCTCGTGAGGAACCCCCGGAAACATGTCCCATATGCAAAGTAGGTAAAGAAAGGTTTGAAAGGTTTATTTAG
- a CDS encoding glutaredoxin-like protein (PFAM: Glutaredoxin), with protein MPMEHVDGENKGKTVLFALSTCGWCKKTRMLLEDLGVEYNYIYVDLLEGEERQEVIQQVEKWNSQLSFPTLVINDEETIVGFNEDKVREILG; from the coding sequence ATGCCAATGGAACATGTTGATGGTGAAAACAAAGGTAAAACAGTCCTTTTTGCTTTAAGTACCTGTGGATGGTGTAAAAAGACCAGAATGCTCCTGGAGGATCTGGGAGTAGAATACAATTATATTTACGTTGACCTCTTAGAGGGAGAAGAAAGACAGGAAGTAATCCAACAGGTGGAAAAGTGGAACTCTCAACTTTCATTCCCTACCCTGGTTATAAATGATGAAGAAACCATTGTGGGATTCAATGAGGATAAAGTGAGGGAGATATTGGGATGA